The sequence below is a genomic window from Halolamina litorea.
CCGAGCGGTCGGCGGGCTTTGCCTGCGGGTCGAACGTCGCCGCGCCGACGCCGTAGGCCGCGAGGATCAGCGCGGCGGAGGCGCCGGCGCTCACGAGCCCCGGGTCGAGGTAGAGCCCGTAGGGCGTGTAGGAGACGACCGGGACGCCGCTGTACCACGCCGCGGCGGCGCCGGCGGCGAGGCCGAGCAGGAGCGCTCGGCCGGGTAGCCCCGTGGCAGAGAGGCCCACGCCGGCGATGGTGAGGCCGATCCCGAGCACGAACGTCGTGACGAGCGTGACCCAGAGCAGCGGGATCGTCGCCAGCCCGATCCCGGCGCCGGCGAGGGCCGCGGGGGCGACGCCGACGGCCATCGGGAGCAGGAACAGCACGGCGTAGTAGCACACGTCCTTGACGATGAAGATGCCCAGCAGGCGCCCCTGCGAGAGCGGGAGCGTGCGCCCGGAGAACACCAGCAGCGTCATCTCGCCGAGCACGTTCCCCACCGCGTCGCGGCCGATGAAGCCGATCGAGCCGGTGTGGAGGCCGAAGACGAACGCCAGCGCGTGCATCCCGGCGACGACGGCGCCGGGGGCGGTGCCGGTGTAGTCGAGCAGCCAGACGGCGCCGGCGACGAGTCCGACCACGAGCAGCGGGAACGCGCCGAAGCGGCCGCCGCCGAGCAGTTCGCTGTGGAGGCGCCACTCCTCGCGGAACATCTCGCGGAAGACGATCTTGTCGCGGCCCCAACGGCTCGGCGTCGACTCGCTGCCGGGGCCATCGGCACCGCTCACCGCCGATTCGGCGGTTCCGGCGGCCGCCGCGGTCCCGGCCGACTCGGTCGCCTCACTCATCGCCGCTCCACTCCTCGTCGGCGTCGACGTGCTCGATGAACGTGTCGAGCAGCGTCTCGCCCTCGTCCAGTTCCGCCGGCGTCTCCTCGGCGACCAGTTCCCCGGCGTTGACGATGCCGACCCGCGAGCAGAGTTCCGCGGCCACGTCGACGTTGTGCGTCGAGACGACGACGGTGTTGCCCGCCTCGCGGTAGTTCGTCAGGAAGCGCTTGACGCGCTCCTGCACGATCGGGTCGAGGTTCGCCAGCGGCTCGTCGATGAACACGACCTCCGGCTCGTGGAGGAACGCGCCGGCGATCATCGTCTTCTGCTGTTGGCCCCGCGAGAGGTCCGTCGAGAGGGTGTCGAGCTTCTCGGCGAAGCTCAGGCGGTCAGCCCAGGTTTGGGTGCGCTCGTCCACCACGTCGTCGGGGAGCCCCCGAACGGCGCCGACGAACTGGAAGTACTCCCGCGGCGTCGAGAAGCTCGGCGGGGACTCCTTCTCGGGCAGGATCCCGACGCGCTCGCGGACGCCGATCGGGTCCGTCTCGGGGTCGACGCCGAGCACCTCCGCCTCGCCCGAATCAGCGAGGGTCTGCCCGGTCAGTACGCTCATCGTCGTCGTCTTCCCGGCGCCGTTGGGGCCGAGCAGCCCGTACAGCTCCCCCGCCTCGACCGACAGCGAGAGGCCGTCGAGTGCGGCCACCTCGCCGTAGGCCTTCCGCAGCCCCTCGGTCCTGATCACGCTCATGAACGGCTGTTCAGTCCGGGGGTAGATAGTTCGTGCGGCGCCGCTATCGGGACTGAGAACGCCCTCGCGTCCGGGGGATCGATCTGACGAGGCCGAAAAGGTTAGAACGCTGTTGACTAAACGTTCAACCATGAGCTGGGACACATCGTCGATGCCCGATCAGTCGGGGCGGACCGTCGTCATCACGGGCGCGAACAGCGGCCTCGGCTACGAGGGAACCAAGGCGTTCGTCGGGAAGGGTGCCGACGTGGTGATGGCCTGCCGGAGCCTCGACCGGGGCCGCGAGGCCGCCGAGGAGATCAGCGAGGCCGTCTCCGGCGGCGGCTCGCTGACCGTGATGGAGCTCGACCTCGGCGACCTCGAGTCGGTCGAGCGCTTCGCCGACGACTTCGGCGAGCAGTTCGACGACCTGCACGTCCTCTGTAACAACGCCGGCGTGATGGCGCCGCCCCGGCGCGAGACCGCGGACGGCTTCGAACTCCAGTTCGGCGTGAACCACCTCGGCCACTTCGCGCTCACGGGACACCTGCTCGAGCACCTCGAAGCGACCGACAGGAGCCGGGTCGTCACCCAGAGCAGTAGCCTCCACGAGAACGGCACCATCGACTTCGACGACCTCCAGTCCGAGAAGTCCTACGACAAGTGGGCGGCCTACGGCCAGAGTAAGCTGGCGAACCTCCTCTTTGCCTACGAACTGGATCGGCGCCTCGACGAGGACGGCGCCGACGTGACGAGCCTGGGCTGTCACCCCGGCTACGCGGCGACGAACCTCCAGCGCCGCGGCCCAGAGATGGCCGGCTCGACGCTGCGGCTCTACGGGATGAAGGTCGCCAACGCCGTGCTGGGCCAGTCCGCCGCGCAGGGCGCGCTGCCGATGCTCTACGCCGCCACCGCCGACGGGATCGAGGGTGGTGAGTACATCGGGCCGGGTGGCTTCATGAACATGCGCGGGGCACCGGAGGAACAGGAGTCGAACGCGGAGTCCTACGACCACGACGTGGCCGACCGACTCTGGGCGGTCTCGGAAGACCTGACCGGCGTCGAGTACGACCTGCCCGACGCGTAGCTCCTCGGTGCCGAAAAACCGCAAAAACCGTACCCGCTCGTGGCCGCGACGTTACTGGAACGTCGGCGCCGCGGGCTCCTGGTCCTTCTCGACCTCGCTGCGCTTGAAGCGCTGCTCGATCTCCGCGTACTGCTCGCGGGTCTGTTCGGTGACCGAGGGCACCACTTCCTTGAGGGCGTCCTCGAAGTGGGCCATCGTCACGCGGACGTTGCCCACGCTCTCGGTCGTCTCCTCGGGCGAGACGCTGTTGATGAACTCCCGGGTGGCGTTCATCGACGCCTCGCGGGCCAGCGCCTCGAGGTCGGCGCCGACGTAGCCGTCGGTGCGGGCCGCGAGGGCGTCGAGGTCCACGTCGTCGGCCAGCGGCTTGTGCTTCGTGTGGACCGCGAGGATCGCGCGGCGCGCCTCCTCGTCGGGCACGGGCACGTGGACGTGGCGGTCCAGCCGGCCGGGGCGGATCAGCGCGCTGTCGATCAGGTCCGGGCGGTTCGTGGTGGCGACGACGACCACGTCCTCCAGCTCTTCGAGGCCGTCGAGCTCCGTCAGCAGCTGGGAGACGACGCGCTCGGAGACGCCGGAGTCACCCGAGTTGCGCCCGCGTTCGGTCGCGATGGCGTCGATCTCGTCGAAGAACACCACCGTCGGGGCGTTCTCCCGGGCCTTGCTGAAGATCTCGCGGACGCCCTTCTCGGACTCGCCCACGTACTTGTCCAGCAGTTCGGGCCCCTTCACCGAGATGAAGTTGCTTTCTGCCTCGTTGGCGACGGCCTTCGCGAGCAGGGTCTTCCCTGTCCCGGGCGGCCCGTAGAGCAGCACCCCCTTGGCGCTCTCGACGTCCATCTGCTCGAACACCTCGGGGTAGTCGAGGGGCCACTGGATCGTCTCGCGCAGGCGCTCCTTGGTGTCCTCGAGGCCACCGACGTCCGCCCACGTCACGTCGGGGACCTCGACGAACACCTCGCGCAGGGCGCTGGGTTCGATCCCGCGCAACGCCTTGCGGAAGTCGTCCTCGGTCACGTCGAGGCGTTCGAGCGTCTCGGCGTCGATCTCGTCTTCCTCCAGATCGAGTTCGGGGCGGAAGCGCCGCAGCGCGATCATCGCGGACTCCTTTGCCAGCGACTCGAGGTCGGCGCCGACGAAGCCGTGGGTGTTCTCGGCGAGTTCCTCGATGTCCACGCCCTCGGCGAGGGGCATGTTGCGCGTGTGGACCTGCAGGATCTCCTCGCGGCCGTTGGTGTCCGGCACGCCCACTTCGATCTCGCGGTCGAAGCGGCCGCCGCGGCGGAGCGCGGTGTCGATGGCGTCGACGCGGTTGGTGGCGCCGATGACGACGATCTCGCCGCGCTCCTCCAGCCCGTCCATCAGGCTGAGCAGTTGGGCCACGACGCGGCGTTCCACGTCGCCGCCGGCCTCGTCGCGCGTGGGCGCGATCGAGTCGAGTTCGTCCATGAAGATGATCGCCGGGCTGGCCTCCTGGGCCTCCTCGAACACTTCACGGAGTTGCTCCTCGGACTCCCCGTAGTACTTCGACATGATCTCGGGGCCCGAGATGGTGTGGAACGAGGCGTCGATCTCGTTGGCGACGGCCTTCGCGATCAGGGTCTTCCCCGTCCCGGGTGGGCCGTGCAGCAGCACGCCCTTCGGGGGCTCGATCCCGAGGCGACCGAACAGTTCGGGGTGGCGCATCGGCAGTTCGATCATCTCCCGGACCTGTTCGAGTTCGTCGTCGAGGCCACCGATGTCCTCGTAGGTCACGTCGGGGCCCTCGCCGCCGGAGCCGCCGGCGCCCGCCGCCGCGCTGCGGTCGCCGCGGATCTGTTCGGCGGGCTGCTGGCTGATCTCCACGTCGGTCGAGTCGGTGATGACGACCGTCCCGCTGGGGTCGGTCTCGGCGATCTTCAGGGGCACCGCCTGTCCCTGTCCGCCCATCAGGCCGAAACCGAGCGGGAGCTGTACGTCCTGGCCGGCGGTGACGGGCTGGCCCGACAGCTCCTTGCGCAGGAGGCTGCCGATGTCGCCGCGGATCCCCATGTTTTGGGGGAGCGCCACGGTGACGCTGTCGGCGGGGTTCACGTCCGCAGCCTCGACCTCGACGCGGTCGTCGATGCCGACGCTGGCCTCCTGTCGGAGTCGGCCGTCGATGCGCACGACGCCCGTGCCGTCGTCCTCGGGGTAGCCGGGCCAGACGCGAGCGATGGCGGCGCCCTGCTTCCCTTCGATACGGATGAAGTCGCCACCGGAGAGATCCATCTCGTCGGCGGCGACGCGATCGACCGCCGCGAGGCGGCGCCCGGCGTCCTTCTGCTTGAGGGGCTTGACGGTGAGTTTCATGCCTCCACCTCGATGGTGAGCACGCCGTTGGTCAGGCTGCACTCACGGGCCTCGCCCGGGAGTTCGAACTCGGTCTCGGTGGACGTGCCGTCAGCGTTCTCGACGACGACGATGGCGGTCTCGCCGACGGTGTCGACGGCGACCTCCCCCTCCGCGTCGGCGAGGTCGAGCGCGACCACGAGACTGTCGTCGTACTCGTAGACGCGACCGAACTGCTCGTCGCCCATTCTGCGTTGGTGAGTGGTCATTAGCTAACCACAAGTAACCGGGGAGAGTAGTTAAACCTTACGGCGGGTAATCGCATGAGGAGAGCGACCCGTGAGGATACGGCTGTGGTAGCGGTTCGGGCCGAGGTGGGCGGGTTTCGAGCCGCTCGGGCCGTGGTCCCGCCCCTTTATGCTCGGGCCGGGAGACACGCGGGTATGCAGCGGGTTTCGCACCACGGTCGGGGGACGGTCTACCGTCGCTCGGCACGGACCGAGGACGGGCCGGGCATCCTGTGTATCCACGGGAGCGGCGGCGACGCGGGGGTTTGGAAGTCCCAGTCGCGGGTAGCCGACCGGACGCCGGTGACGGCGATGGCGCTGAGCGACCACGGCACGAGCGGTTCGCTGGTCGCCGACGCGGGCTACGAGACGCTCTCGGGCTACGCCGACGACGTGGTCGCCGTCGCCGAGGCCACCGGCGACCGAGTGCTCTGTGGCAACTCACTGGGCGCCGCGGTGGCGATGATCGTCGCCCTGGAGCGGGACCTCGACCTCGACGGGCTGATCCTCGCGGGGGCGGGCGCCCGCCTGCCCGTGCTCGACGACCTCCTCGTCTGGCTGGAGAACGACTTCGACCGGGCGGTCGAGTTCCTCCACGGCCCCGACCGGCTGTTCCACGACCCGACCGACGACCTGGTCGAAGTGAGCGAGGCGGCGATGCGCGAGACCGGGCAGGCGGTCACGAGCCGTGACTTCCGGACCTGCCACGCCTTCGACGTCCACGAGCGGCTCGGCGAGATCGACGTGCCCACGCTGGCGGCCGTCGGGGAGTACGACCAGCTGACGCCGCCTCACTACCACGAGGCGCTCGGCGAGGAGATCCCCTACTGTGAGGTGGCGATCATCGACGACGCCGCCCACCTGTCGATGCTCGAACAGCCGGCGGCGTTCAACAGCGCCATCGAGTCGTTCCTCGACCGTCTCTGATGCCCGAACGCGTCGCCACCACGGACCCCGACGGCGTCGACTTCGGCTGGGTGATGCAGGTGACGTTCGTGCTCACCATCCTCGTCGGCGCGCCCGTCGTTACGCTGCTTTCGACGCAGGTCGCGCTCCCCGATTGGGGCTCGCGGGTCTCCTTTGCGGTTCGCGTGGGCGCGCCCGTCTGGGTGCTCACTGGGCTCTGTGTGTTCCTCTACGCGCGCCGGCAGGAGCAGCGCAGCGACGACACCGAGTCGGGACGCGACGACGAGCCCGCCGGGTAGCTACTCCTCGACCCAGCGGAAGGCAACCCCCGCCCGTTCTGCGGTCACCCGGTCGCGTTCGCTGTCGCCGACGAACACGGCGTTGCCCGGGTCCGCGCCCATCGAGTCGAGCGTCGCCAGCAACGCTTCCGGATCGGGTTTGTAGCTCCCGAGCGAGTCCCGGCCGACC
It includes:
- a CDS encoding ABC transporter ATP-binding protein; the encoded protein is MSVIRTEGLRKAYGEVAALDGLSLSVEAGELYGLLGPNGAGKTTTMSVLTGQTLADSGEAEVLGVDPETDPIGVRERVGILPEKESPPSFSTPREYFQFVGAVRGLPDDVVDERTQTWADRLSFAEKLDTLSTDLSRGQQQKTMIAGAFLHEPEVVFIDEPLANLDPIVQERVKRFLTNYREAGNTVVVSTHNVDVAAELCSRVGIVNAGELVAEETPAELDEGETLLDTFIEHVDADEEWSGDE
- a CDS encoding oxidoreductase; translated protein: MSWDTSSMPDQSGRTVVITGANSGLGYEGTKAFVGKGADVVMACRSLDRGREAAEEISEAVSGGGSLTVMELDLGDLESVERFADDFGEQFDDLHVLCNNAGVMAPPRRETADGFELQFGVNHLGHFALTGHLLEHLEATDRSRVVTQSSSLHENGTIDFDDLQSEKSYDKWAAYGQSKLANLLFAYELDRRLDEDGADVTSLGCHPGYAATNLQRRGPEMAGSTLRLYGMKVANAVLGQSAAQGALPMLYAATADGIEGGEYIGPGGFMNMRGAPEEQESNAESYDHDVADRLWAVSEDLTGVEYDLPDA
- a CDS encoding CDC48 family AAA ATPase, with the protein product MKLTVKPLKQKDAGRRLAAVDRVAADEMDLSGGDFIRIEGKQGAAIARVWPGYPEDDGTGVVRIDGRLRQEASVGIDDRVEVEAADVNPADSVTVALPQNMGIRGDIGSLLRKELSGQPVTAGQDVQLPLGFGLMGGQGQAVPLKIAETDPSGTVVITDSTDVEISQQPAEQIRGDRSAAAGAGGSGGEGPDVTYEDIGGLDDELEQVREMIELPMRHPELFGRLGIEPPKGVLLHGPPGTGKTLIAKAVANEIDASFHTISGPEIMSKYYGESEEQLREVFEEAQEASPAIIFMDELDSIAPTRDEAGGDVERRVVAQLLSLMDGLEERGEIVVIGATNRVDAIDTALRRGGRFDREIEVGVPDTNGREEILQVHTRNMPLAEGVDIEELAENTHGFVGADLESLAKESAMIALRRFRPELDLEEDEIDAETLERLDVTEDDFRKALRGIEPSALREVFVEVPDVTWADVGGLEDTKERLRETIQWPLDYPEVFEQMDVESAKGVLLYGPPGTGKTLLAKAVANEAESNFISVKGPELLDKYVGESEKGVREIFSKARENAPTVVFFDEIDAIATERGRNSGDSGVSERVVSQLLTELDGLEELEDVVVVATTNRPDLIDSALIRPGRLDRHVHVPVPDEEARRAILAVHTKHKPLADDVDLDALAARTDGYVGADLEALAREASMNATREFINSVSPEETTESVGNVRVTMAHFEDALKEVVPSVTEQTREQYAEIEQRFKRSEVEKDQEPAAPTFQ
- a CDS encoding Hsp20/alpha crystallin family protein: MTTHQRRMGDEQFGRVYEYDDSLVVALDLADAEGEVAVDTVGETAIVVVENADGTSTETEFELPGEARECSLTNGVLTIEVEA
- a CDS encoding alpha/beta fold hydrolase, giving the protein MQRVSHHGRGTVYRRSARTEDGPGILCIHGSGGDAGVWKSQSRVADRTPVTAMALSDHGTSGSLVADAGYETLSGYADDVVAVAEATGDRVLCGNSLGAAVAMIVALERDLDLDGLILAGAGARLPVLDDLLVWLENDFDRAVEFLHGPDRLFHDPTDDLVEVSEAAMRETGQAVTSRDFRTCHAFDVHERLGEIDVPTLAAVGEYDQLTPPHYHEALGEEIPYCEVAIIDDAAHLSMLEQPAAFNSAIESFLDRL
- a CDS encoding DUF5822 domain-containing protein, which translates into the protein MPERVATTDPDGVDFGWVMQVTFVLTILVGAPVVTLLSTQVALPDWGSRVSFAVRVGAPVWVLTGLCVFLYARRQEQRSDDTESGRDDEPAG